The following nucleotide sequence is from Mesorhizobium sp. J8.
GGCAGATCGAGCGCGAGGCGGAAAGGCAGCCGAAGCCGAAAGCCCCGAAAAAGATCCCCGAGCGCTCGTCGGCGCCCGGGCGCACCGCGCGCGGCACCTCGATGGGCGGCGCCGCCTCGGCCAAGGAGCGCGCGGCCGCCGGCCTCAACCCGGTCGCCGGCCTCGACATCAGCCTGGAGGACGCCGAGCAGGTTTCCTCCAGCGGCGTCACGGCGACCGTCGCGGCGCTGTCGAAACTAATCGAATCCGGCAATCCGCTGCACAAGGACGGCCAGCTCTGGACACCGCACCGTCCGGCCCGGCCGGAAAAGTCCGAAGGCGGCATTGCCATCAAGATGGTGTCGGATTTCCAGCCGGCCGGCGACCAGCCGACCGCGATCAAGGACCTCGTCGAAGGCATCCAGCAGAACGACCGCACCCAGGTGCTGCTCGGCGTCACCGGCTCGGGCAAGACCTTCACCATGGCCAAGGTGATCGAGGAGACGCAGCGCCCTGCCCTGATCCTGGCGCCCAACAAGACGCTGGCCGCGCAGCTCTACGCCGAGTTCAAGAAGTTCTTTCCCGAAAACGCGGTCGAGTATTTCGTCTCCTACTACGACTATTACCAGCCGGAGGCCTACGTCCCGCGCACCGACACCTATATCGAGAAGGAATCCTCGATCAACGAGCAGATCGACCGCATGCGCCACTCGGCGACGCGCTCGCTGCTCGAACGCGACGACGTCATCATCGTCGCCTCGGTGTCCTGCATCTACGGTATCGGCTCGGTCGAGACCTATACGGCCATGACCTTCCAGATGCAGGTCGGCGACCGGCTCGACCAACGCTCGCTGCTGGCCGACCTTGTCGCCCAGCAATACAAACGCCAGGACGTCAACTTCGTTCGCGGCTCTTTTCGCGTTCGCGGCGATACGATCGAGATCTTCCCGGCCCACCTTGAGGACCGCGCCTGGCGCATCTCGATGTTCGGCGACGAGATCGAGGCGATCACCGAATTCGATCCGCTGACCGGCCAGAAGACCGGCGAGCTGAAAAGCGTCAAGATCTACGCCAATTCGCACTATGTGACACCGCGCCCGACGTTGAATCAAGCCATCAAGTCGATCAAGGAAGAATTGCAGCATCGCCTGCAAGAGCTTGAAAAGGCAGGCCGTTTGCTGGAAGCGCAACGGCTGGAGCAGCGCACGCGCTTCGACCTGGAGATGCTGGAGGCGACCGGTTCCTGCGCCGGCATCGAGAACTATTCGCGCTATCTCACCGGCCGCCGTCCCGGCGAGCCGCCGCCGACCTTGTTCGAATATGTGCCGGACAATGCGCTGATCTTCATCGACGAGAGCCATGTCACCGTGCCGCAGATCGGCGGCATGTATCGCGGCGACTTCCGCCGCAAGGCGACGCTGGCGGAATATGGCTTCCGCCTGCCCTCCTGCATGGACAACCGGCCGCTGCGTTTCGAGGAATGGGACGCCATGCGCCCGCTGTCGGTCGCGGTTTCGGCGACGCCGGGCGCCTGGGAGCTGGAGCAGTCCGGCGGCGTCTTCGCCGAGCAGGTCATCCGCCCGACCGGCCTGATCGATCCGCCGGTCGAGGTGCGCCCGGCCAAGAGCCAGGTCGACGATGTCGTCGGCGAGATCCGCGAGACGACGAGGCTCGGCTACCGCACCCTGGTCACCGTGCTGACCAAGCGCATGGCGGAAGACCTTACCGAATATCTGCATGAGAACGGCATCCGCGTCCGCTACATGCATTCCGACATCGACACGCTGGAGCGCATCGAGATCCTGCGCGACCTGCGCCTCGGCGCCTTCGACGTGCTGGTCGGCATCAACCTGTTGCGCGAAGGCCTCGACATTCCCGAATGCGGCTTCGTCGCCATCCTCGACGCCGACAAGGAAGGGTTCCTGCGTTCGGAGACCTCGCTGATCCAGACGATCGGCCGTGCGGCTCGCAACGTAGACGGCAAGGTCATCCTCTACGCCGACCAGATCACCGGCTCGATGGAGCGCGCGATGGCCGAGACCAACCGCCGCCGCGAAAAGCAGATGGAGTGGAACGCGGCCAACGGCATCACGCCGGAATCGGTCAAGTCGCGCATCGCCGACATCCTCGACTCGGTCTACGAGAAGGACCACGTGCGCGCCGACATCTCGCAGTTCACCGACGACGCCGGCGCCATGATCGGCAACAACCTCAAGACCCATCTCGAGGCGCTGGACAAGCAGATGCGCGACGCCGCCGCCAATCTCGACTTCGAGAAGGCCGCCCGCATCCGCGACGAGATCAAGCGGCTGCGCGAGATGGAGCTTGCCATCTCCGACGATCCGCTGGCGCGCGAGGTGGAAAGCCAAAGCCCCGCGTCGGGCCGCGAGAAGGGCAAGCACAACAAGGGCGTGGCCAGACACCGCACGGCCGAGGAGCAGGAGCGTTTCCGCAGGCTCGACGAAGCACGCGCCGCTGAGGAGGCGGCCAAGGCGGCCCGGCCCAACCTGTTCCGCAAGCCGCATCTCGACGAGATGGGCGCCGACGGAGCCGTGCCGGTGAAGAAGCCGCTCTTCGCCAAGCCTTCGCTCGACGACATGGGTCCAGGCACCGACATGGCGACGCCCGCCGGCGCGGTGTCGCGCTCGCTGTTCAAGAAGCAGACGGCGCAGGAAGCGCACGGCTCCGATTTCGGCATTCCCGGCGACCGCACCAAGCCGCTGTTCCGCAAGAACTCGCTCGACGAAATGACGGTGCGGCGGACGGAAAAGCCGGTCGAAGGCAAGAAGCCGGTGAAGCCGCAGCCAATCTCCCCCGTTGGAGGGGAGATGTCCGGCAGGACAGAGGGGAACGC
It contains:
- the uvrB gene encoding excinuclease ABC subunit UvrB, which produces MARHPDKKTPSQDGAPKRRSPLTEFLDAAEPLEPGGFAEAPQADFIGAPLTGSISDWAGQIEREAERQPKPKAPKKIPERSSAPGRTARGTSMGGAASAKERAAAGLNPVAGLDISLEDAEQVSSSGVTATVAALSKLIESGNPLHKDGQLWTPHRPARPEKSEGGIAIKMVSDFQPAGDQPTAIKDLVEGIQQNDRTQVLLGVTGSGKTFTMAKVIEETQRPALILAPNKTLAAQLYAEFKKFFPENAVEYFVSYYDYYQPEAYVPRTDTYIEKESSINEQIDRMRHSATRSLLERDDVIIVASVSCIYGIGSVETYTAMTFQMQVGDRLDQRSLLADLVAQQYKRQDVNFVRGSFRVRGDTIEIFPAHLEDRAWRISMFGDEIEAITEFDPLTGQKTGELKSVKIYANSHYVTPRPTLNQAIKSIKEELQHRLQELEKAGRLLEAQRLEQRTRFDLEMLEATGSCAGIENYSRYLTGRRPGEPPPTLFEYVPDNALIFIDESHVTVPQIGGMYRGDFRRKATLAEYGFRLPSCMDNRPLRFEEWDAMRPLSVAVSATPGAWELEQSGGVFAEQVIRPTGLIDPPVEVRPAKSQVDDVVGEIRETTRLGYRTLVTVLTKRMAEDLTEYLHENGIRVRYMHSDIDTLERIEILRDLRLGAFDVLVGINLLREGLDIPECGFVAILDADKEGFLRSETSLIQTIGRAARNVDGKVILYADQITGSMERAMAETNRRREKQMEWNAANGITPESVKSRIADILDSVYEKDHVRADISQFTDDAGAMIGNNLKTHLEALDKQMRDAAANLDFEKAARIRDEIKRLREMELAISDDPLAREVESQSPASGREKGKHNKGVARHRTAEEQERFRRLDEARAAEEAAKAARPNLFRKPHLDEMGADGAVPVKKPLFAKPSLDDMGPGTDMATPAGAVSRSLFKKQTAQEAHGSDFGIPGDRTKPLFRKNSLDEMTVRRTEKPVEGKKPVKPQPISPVGGEMSGRTEGNAKDRDDSGKPIVRQRSGIGSYEDPADERRQKRRPSKTGRPGR